Proteins found in one Arachis stenosperma cultivar V10309 chromosome 8, arast.V10309.gnm1.PFL2, whole genome shotgun sequence genomic segment:
- the LOC130945161 gene encoding DNA damage-repair/toleration protein DRT100-like: MGGVSCTRQTTPAAAALAVVLLVMCSAVSSCPPSDRAALLAFKAALHEPHLGIFNSWTGADCCNKWYGVSCDQETRRVADINLRGESEEPIFERAHRTGYMTGYISPKICKLKRLSSITIADWKGISGEIPRCITSLPFLRIIDLIGNQISGTIPSDIGRLHRLTVLNVADNAISGWIPPSLTNVTSLMHLDLRNNKISGPIPRAFGNLQMLSRALLSGNQISGPIPESLTRIYRLADLDLSRNLISGPIPSSLGKMAVLSTLNLDMNRLSGPIPVSLFSSGISDLNISRNSLDGKIPDAFGVRSYFTVLDLSYNKLSGPIPKSIASASYVGHLDLSHNHLCGPIPTGSPFDHLEASSFVFNDCLCGKPLNKPC, from the coding sequence ATGGGCGGCGTTTCTTGTACACGACAGACTACGCCAGCAGCTGCAGCATTAGCTGTAGTACTCCTCGTCATGTGCTCCGCCGTGAGTTCGTGTCCGCCGTCGGACAGGGCGGCGCTGCTTGCTTTCAAAGCCGCTCTCCACGAACCTCACCTTGGAATCTTTAACTCGTGGACCGGCGCCGATTGCTGTAACAAGTGGTACGGCGTCAGCTGCGACCAGGAGACCCGCCGCGTCGCCGACATCAACCTCCGCGGCGAGTCGGAGGAGCCGATATTCGAGAGAGCACACCGAACTGGCTACATGACCGGATACATCTCTCCGAAGATCTGCAAGCTCAAGCGCCTCTCCAGCATCACCATCGCCGACTGGAAGGGAATCTCCGGCGAGATTCCTCGCTGCATCACCTCTTTACCGTTCCTCCGCATCATCGACCTAATCGGAAACCAAATCTCCGGCACAATCCCCTCCGACATTGGCAGACTCCACCGCCTTACCGTCCTCAACGTCGCCGACAATGCAATCTCCGGCTGGATCCCTCCGTCGCTAACGAACGTCACAAGCCTCATGCATCTCGACCTCCGTAACAACAAGATCTCCGGGCCTATCCCACGGGCCTTCGGAAACCTTCAAATGCTTAGCCGGGCCTTACTAAGTGGAAACCAGATCAGCGGGCCCATTCCTGAATCACTCACTCGAATTTACCGCTTAGCGGATCTAGATCTATCACGAAACCTAATTTCCGGGCCCATACCCTCATCGCTGGGTAAAATGGCGGTTCTCTCCACATTAAACTTGGATATGAACAGGCTTTCGGGGCCCATACCCGTGAGCCTGTTTAGTTCTGGAATAAGTGACTTAAACATAAGTCGTAACAGCTTAGATGGTAAAATCCCAGATGCGTTCGGTGTTAGATCTTACTTCACCGTTCTTGATTTGTCTTACAATAAGCTTAGTGGGCCCATTCCCAAATCCATAGCTTCAGCTTCCTATGTTGGCCACTTGGATTTAAGTCACAACCATCTCTGTGGCCCAATTCCGACGGGCTCACCGTTCGATCACCTCGAAGCGTCGTCGTTTGTGTTCAACGATTGCCTCTGCGGAAAGCCCCTCAACAAACCTTGTTAA